A DNA window from Mariprofundus aestuarium contains the following coding sequences:
- a CDS encoding thiolase family protein, which yields MAKRSVMQGNPTEVVVVAGIRTPMGKAGGAFNLLSAVDLGAMAVREVLARSPVRSDDVDQVIIGNVIQPSDAANISRVIALTAGIPRATPAHTVHRNCASGMQAVTDAAEKIQSGRADVVLAGGVESMTHAPLLFHDQFRAAMAKLPKAKSIQHKLAVFAEIARAPWKPRIALLEGLNDPTVNMGMGQTAELLAREFAISRREQDEFALQSHQRAAAAWDSGWYDDEVMRLFAPPSYASIHRDEGIRNQSMQALAKLKPVFDRPLGTVTAGNSSQITDGAAMLILASRAKAEAEGWPIMGYLHDWAYAGCDPERMGLGPVYATHKLLSKYNLSISDLTRMEINEAFAVQVLACLKAMDSESFASEKLGLSKPMGVPDMGQLNVNGGAVALGHPVGMSGARLILTMLRQLKKDADGGLGVATLCIGGGQGGAILVRSEPWKS from the coding sequence ATGGCAAAACGAAGCGTGATGCAGGGCAATCCAACCGAAGTGGTGGTGGTTGCCGGCATCCGAACGCCGATGGGTAAAGCCGGTGGTGCTTTCAACCTTTTGAGTGCAGTCGATCTCGGGGCGATGGCGGTTCGCGAGGTTTTGGCCCGTTCTCCGGTGCGCAGTGACGATGTCGATCAGGTTATAATCGGCAATGTGATTCAACCCTCCGATGCGGCCAATATCTCCCGTGTGATCGCACTTACTGCAGGTATTCCTCGTGCCACACCAGCCCATACCGTGCACCGCAACTGTGCCTCAGGCATGCAGGCGGTGACCGATGCAGCAGAGAAGATTCAGTCAGGGCGTGCCGATGTGGTGCTGGCCGGTGGCGTGGAGTCAATGACGCATGCACCGCTTCTGTTTCACGATCAATTCAGGGCAGCGATGGCCAAGCTTCCCAAGGCAAAATCCATACAGCATAAACTTGCCGTATTTGCCGAGATCGCCCGTGCACCATGGAAGCCGCGCATTGCCCTGCTTGAGGGGTTGAATGATCCGACCGTCAATATGGGGATGGGGCAGACCGCAGAGCTGTTGGCCCGTGAGTTCGCCATCTCCCGCCGTGAGCAGGATGAGTTCGCACTGCAAAGTCATCAGCGGGCTGCTGCAGCCTGGGATAGTGGCTGGTACGATGATGAGGTGATGCGCCTGTTTGCACCGCCATCCTATGCTTCGATACATCGCGATGAAGGGATACGCAACCAGAGCATGCAGGCACTGGCAAAACTTAAACCCGTATTCGACAGGCCACTTGGCACCGTGACCGCAGGTAACAGCTCACAAATCACCGATGGGGCGGCGATGCTGATTCTTGCCAGCCGTGCAAAAGCAGAGGCGGAGGGATGGCCGATCATGGGCTATCTGCATGACTGGGCCTACGCAGGCTGCGACCCCGAGCGCATGGGGCTGGGGCCGGTATACGCTACCCACAAACTGCTCTCCAAATATAACCTATCTATCAGCGACCTGACCCGCATGGAGATCAATGAAGCCTTTGCCGTACAGGTACTGGCCTGCCTGAAAGCGATGGACTCGGAGAGCTTTGCTTCTGAAAAACTGGGGCTAAGCAAGCCGATGGGAGTGCCCGATATGGGGCAGCTGAATGTCAATGGTGGTGCGGTGGCATTGGGCCATCCGGTTGGTATGAGCGGTGCAAGACTAATTCTGACGATGCTCAGGCAGCTGAAAAAGGATGCCGATGGTGGATTGGGTGTTGCCACGCTCTGCATTGGTGGTGGGCAGGGCGGTGCGATTTTGGTCAGGAGCGAACCATGGAAGTCGTAA
- a CDS encoding site-2 protease family protein: MDIDGIIQKISIWALPVLLAIILHEVAHGWVAEKLGDNTARWMGRLTLNPIKHIDPVGTILIPLGLVLLGSPFLFGYAKPVPIDFRKLHNPKRDMIWVALAGPATNLILALLSTALLALVMTLPTSLFWIIEPLALMCQASIIINMVLCIFNLIPLPPLDGGRIAVGLLPGPMAWQLSRLEPYGFMIIIALLVFGVLQNVIGPMVMGSSFWLINLVLPV, from the coding sequence ATGGATATCGATGGGATCATTCAGAAAATCAGTATCTGGGCGCTGCCGGTGTTGCTGGCCATTATTCTGCATGAGGTGGCGCACGGCTGGGTGGCTGAGAAGCTGGGCGATAATACCGCCCGCTGGATGGGCCGCCTGACACTCAATCCGATCAAACATATTGATCCGGTAGGCACTATTTTGATTCCTCTCGGGCTTGTACTGCTCGGCTCGCCGTTTCTGTTCGGATATGCCAAGCCAGTGCCGATCGATTTCCGCAAGCTTCACAACCCCAAGCGGGACATGATCTGGGTGGCGTTGGCAGGACCTGCAACCAACCTGATCCTTGCACTGCTCTCAACTGCACTTCTGGCGCTGGTAATGACACTGCCGACATCGCTGTTCTGGATCATTGAACCGCTGGCATTGATGTGTCAGGCCTCGATTATCATCAATATGGTGCTCTGTATCTTCAATCTTATTCCATTGCCACCCCTGGATGGAGGCCGCATTGCCGTAGGGTTACTGCCTGGGCCAATGGCCTGGCAGCTCTCGCGTCTGGAGCCCTATGGTTTTATGATCATTATCGCACTACTTGTTTTTGGCGTACTGCAGAATGTCATCGGTCCGATGGTGATGGGCAGCTCTTTCTGGCTGATTAACCTAGTTCTACCGGTGTGA
- the carA gene encoding glutamine-hydrolyzing carbamoyl-phosphate synthase small subunit translates to MAKAILALADGRVFHGEAFGATGNTVGEVCFNTSLTGYQEILTDPSYTDQIITFTYPHIGNVGVNDTDMESDGVSVRGCIVRAPSRTTSNYRAESDLNSWLVDKGIVGISGIDTRALVRHLRDNGAQNGVVASDGMSEADAVAMANGWQGLEGRDLVGQVSCNEVGEWKQGGSYDLDAAAFTSPEANKHVVAFDFGCKRNIFRKLADRGMKVTIVPAQTTATEILSMNPDGVFLSNGPGDPAAVGYAVEEIRKLLDSDVPIFGICMGHQLLSQALGMSTFKLKFGHRGGNHPVKDETTGKIEITSQNHGFAVADDNIPDSVEITHRSLFDGTVEGLRVKGRPIFSVQYHPEASPGPQDADYLFDRFSSFINS, encoded by the coding sequence ATGGCAAAGGCGATTTTGGCACTGGCGGACGGCCGGGTTTTTCACGGCGAAGCATTCGGTGCGACAGGTAATACGGTTGGAGAGGTCTGTTTCAACACCTCGTTGACTGGCTATCAGGAGATTCTTACCGACCCATCGTATACCGATCAGATTATTACCTTCACCTATCCGCACATCGGTAATGTCGGTGTCAACGATACAGATATGGAGTCCGATGGTGTCTCTGTTCGTGGCTGCATTGTGCGCGCACCTTCCCGCACTACCTCCAACTACCGTGCCGAGTCCGATCTGAACAGTTGGCTTGTTGACAAGGGCATCGTAGGTATCTCCGGTATTGATACACGTGCACTGGTTCGGCACCTGCGTGATAACGGCGCACAGAACGGTGTGGTCGCATCCGACGGCATGAGTGAGGCTGATGCAGTGGCCATGGCTAATGGTTGGCAAGGTCTGGAAGGACGTGACCTCGTGGGCCAGGTCAGCTGCAATGAGGTTGGTGAGTGGAAGCAGGGCGGAAGCTACGACTTGGATGCCGCTGCGTTTACCTCTCCTGAAGCGAACAAACATGTGGTTGCTTTCGATTTTGGCTGCAAACGCAACATTTTCCGTAAACTCGCCGACCGTGGCATGAAGGTTACCATTGTGCCGGCACAGACCACCGCAACTGAGATTCTTTCGATGAATCCTGACGGTGTTTTTCTCTCCAACGGACCTGGTGATCCGGCAGCTGTTGGTTATGCAGTTGAGGAGATTCGCAAGCTTCTGGATTCCGATGTTCCTATCTTCGGCATCTGCATGGGGCATCAGCTATTGAGTCAGGCGCTGGGCATGTCTACCTTCAAACTGAAATTCGGACACCGTGGCGGCAACCATCCGGTTAAGGATGAGACTACGGGCAAGATCGAGATTACCAGCCAGAACCATGGCTTTGCTGTGGCCGATGATAATATCCCCGATTCTGTTGAGATTACCCATCGCTCACTTTTCGACGGTACTGTTGAGGGGTTAAGGGTGAAGGGGCGTCCGATCTTTTCAGTGCAGTATCATCCTGAGGCGAGTCCTGGGCCACAGGATGCAGACTACCTGTTCGACCGCTTCTCCTCTTTCATCAACAGCTGA
- a CDS encoding DEAD/DEAH box helicase, with protein sequence MAEMPEMTEAQIRKWVGKATAAKGKELFEKGRINDFDLNEGGKSVVASVRGDDRVPLQVQVSRSDEALTHSRCSCPLGEKCKHVAAVLYEWMDELEGGEAEASSPPVGPFAFGQWLGALENVKDGSAPTTEYSDGIKQRLIYILEPDGDQDVRLHFVTARLLKSGGYGKAVPYDAANILQYSVPQYILSSDEKILREVATDRSLSSLRGYRIKGEEGLGILKRVLSTGRCHWKDKDHQAMKRDDKRRGEWQWKLNSRGDQHLSLQMSQDEMIVPTSPPWYIDVHANLSGPIETGQPSTVAEILLNMPAVELDCDDDVIAKVTAQLPVGVPGPVRLTHEQRQVRPLPLVKLYTKKLAQRWGHRTPDLCHVVELWFDYDGKKTPYCTDPEAIRAIRGERVIDYHRDMDVEREAFEAFEVAGLLPLAEQELAELFDFEAQMFTLDNESYWPEWMLYEAPELEEKGFTLEVADNFAFQIEHATGWQLDINQRTGGQGSGLMGQASLTVTLSDGEEVDLISAMGSWVGKQPELLSNESLALLKEKEQVPLPLPDGRLLSAPGEMVANILRFMLDVFAGDKKTEEVVLSAPQLLALEESISNSDVPVQISSSAWLKHMKQLSDISTIPECDVPKGLKADLRDYQLAGLSWMQFLREMQLGGILADDMGLGKTVQALAHILKEKEDGRLESPALVIAPTSLMHNWRREAKKFAPSLSVLVVHGPTRALHFDQLDSFDLVLTTYPLLARDFDTLVEQQWHLLILDEAQNIKNPRAKGSQLVRKLHANHKICMTGTPMENHLGELWAQFDFLMPGYLHDQRNFTRLFRKPIEIQGDIARQDALNVRLRPFMLRRTKEQVALELPPKTEMIRSIEIEGAQRELYESVRLAMQKRVRDAVASMGLAKSQIVVLDALLKMRQVCCDPRLVSGISHDEAPPSAKLEMLLDMLPEMIEEGRKVLLFSQFTTMLALIEKEMIKRKIGYVKLTGQTRDRETPIESFQNGEVPLFLISLKAGGVGLNLTAADTVIHYDPWWNPAAEAQATDRAHRIGQDKAVFVYKLITEGTVEEKILELQERKRQLAEGVVHSREGAQNSLWSPEDFDMLFSPLT encoded by the coding sequence ATGGCTGAGATGCCGGAAATGACCGAAGCACAGATCCGAAAATGGGTTGGAAAAGCGACTGCTGCAAAGGGCAAAGAGCTTTTCGAAAAGGGTCGAATTAATGATTTCGATCTGAATGAGGGTGGAAAGAGCGTGGTGGCCAGTGTGCGTGGCGATGATCGCGTACCTCTCCAGGTACAGGTCTCCCGTTCTGATGAAGCCTTGACCCATAGCCGGTGCAGCTGCCCTTTGGGCGAGAAGTGCAAACATGTTGCAGCCGTACTCTATGAGTGGATGGATGAGCTGGAAGGTGGTGAAGCAGAAGCGTCGTCGCCTCCAGTCGGCCCTTTTGCCTTTGGCCAATGGCTGGGAGCCCTAGAGAATGTCAAAGATGGAAGTGCACCGACTACCGAGTACTCCGATGGCATCAAGCAGCGGCTGATCTATATTCTTGAGCCGGACGGGGATCAGGATGTGCGCCTACACTTTGTGACTGCCAGACTTCTTAAATCCGGCGGTTACGGTAAAGCGGTGCCCTATGATGCGGCCAATATCCTGCAGTACAGCGTGCCACAATATATCCTCTCATCAGATGAGAAGATTCTCAGGGAAGTGGCTACGGATCGCTCGCTATCTTCCTTGCGTGGCTACCGAATTAAGGGTGAAGAGGGGCTGGGCATCCTCAAACGGGTGCTCTCAACCGGGCGCTGCCACTGGAAGGATAAGGATCATCAGGCCATGAAGCGCGATGACAAGCGAAGAGGCGAATGGCAGTGGAAGCTCAACAGTCGAGGTGACCAGCATTTGTCACTGCAGATGTCGCAGGATGAGATGATCGTGCCGACTTCTCCTCCCTGGTATATCGATGTGCATGCAAACCTATCAGGCCCGATCGAGACCGGGCAGCCGTCGACTGTGGCCGAGATTCTGCTCAATATGCCTGCGGTGGAGCTGGACTGTGACGATGATGTGATAGCCAAAGTGACTGCGCAACTGCCAGTTGGTGTGCCGGGGCCAGTTCGCCTGACACATGAGCAGCGACAGGTCAGGCCACTGCCGCTGGTTAAGCTTTATACGAAAAAGTTGGCCCAGCGTTGGGGGCACCGGACGCCGGATCTGTGCCATGTAGTTGAACTATGGTTCGATTATGACGGTAAAAAGACACCTTATTGCACCGATCCGGAGGCCATCCGGGCTATCCGCGGAGAGAGGGTGATTGACTATCATCGCGATATGGATGTTGAAAGGGAGGCGTTCGAAGCCTTTGAGGTGGCCGGACTTCTGCCGTTAGCGGAACAGGAACTGGCTGAACTTTTCGATTTCGAAGCTCAGATGTTTACGCTTGATAATGAGAGCTACTGGCCGGAATGGATGCTCTATGAGGCGCCAGAGTTAGAGGAGAAGGGCTTTACGCTTGAAGTGGCCGACAATTTTGCATTTCAGATTGAGCATGCTACGGGCTGGCAGCTCGATATTAACCAGAGAACCGGAGGGCAGGGCAGCGGCTTGATGGGACAGGCGAGCCTTACGGTCACGCTTTCGGATGGAGAAGAGGTTGACCTGATCTCTGCCATGGGAAGCTGGGTAGGAAAGCAGCCTGAACTGCTGAGCAATGAGTCGCTGGCGTTGTTGAAAGAGAAAGAGCAGGTGCCACTGCCACTGCCAGACGGACGATTGCTTTCGGCGCCGGGTGAGATGGTCGCAAATATCCTGCGTTTCATGCTCGACGTATTTGCCGGCGATAAAAAAACAGAGGAGGTGGTGCTCAGTGCGCCACAGCTGTTGGCGCTGGAGGAGAGCATCAGTAACTCTGATGTGCCGGTGCAGATCAGCAGCAGCGCATGGCTCAAGCATATGAAACAGCTCTCCGATATCAGCACGATACCCGAGTGCGATGTGCCGAAGGGGCTTAAAGCTGACTTGCGCGATTATCAGCTGGCTGGATTAAGCTGGATGCAGTTTCTGCGTGAGATGCAGTTGGGTGGCATTCTTGCCGATGATATGGGGCTTGGTAAGACGGTGCAGGCGCTGGCCCATATTCTCAAAGAGAAGGAGGATGGGCGCCTTGAGTCTCCGGCGCTGGTCATTGCGCCGACCAGCCTGATGCATAACTGGCGGCGAGAGGCGAAAAAGTTTGCCCCATCCCTTTCAGTGCTGGTGGTGCATGGACCGACGCGTGCCCTGCACTTTGACCAGTTGGATTCATTTGACCTAGTGCTAACGACCTATCCGCTTCTGGCCCGTGATTTCGATACGCTGGTAGAGCAGCAGTGGCACCTGCTGATTCTCGATGAGGCTCAGAATATAAAGAACCCACGAGCCAAGGGCTCACAGCTGGTGCGCAAACTGCATGCCAATCACAAGATCTGTATGACCGGCACCCCGATGGAAAATCATCTCGGTGAGTTATGGGCTCAGTTTGATTTTCTGATGCCTGGTTATCTGCATGATCAGCGTAATTTCACCCGCCTGTTCAGAAAACCGATTGAAATTCAGGGTGATATAGCAAGGCAGGATGCGCTGAATGTTCGTCTTCGCCCATTCATGCTGCGTCGAACCAAGGAGCAGGTGGCGCTGGAGTTACCTCCGAAGACGGAGATGATCCGTAGTATCGAAATAGAGGGCGCGCAGCGCGAACTCTACGAGAGTGTGCGGCTGGCGATGCAGAAGCGGGTGCGCGATGCTGTGGCATCGATGGGGTTGGCGAAGAGCCAGATTGTGGTGCTAGATGCCCTATTGAAAATGCGGCAGGTCTGCTGTGATCCACGTCTGGTCTCCGGTATCAGTCATGATGAGGCACCGCCATCGGCCAAGCTGGAGATGCTACTCGATATGCTTCCTGAGATGATTGAAGAGGGGCGCAAAGTGCTGCTTTTCTCTCAGTTTACTACCATGCTCGCATTGATCGAAAAGGAGATGATCAAGCGCAAGATTGGTTATGTGAAGCTGACCGGGCAGACGCGTGACCGAGAAACGCCGATTGAGTCGTTCCAGAACGGAGAAGTGCCACTGTTTCTGATCAGCCTGAAGGCGGGTGGAGTGGGACTGAACCTGACAGCTGCCGATACCGTGATTCATTACGACCCCTGGTGGAATCCGGCGGCTGAGGCTCAGGCGACTGACCGTGCCCATCGTATCGGTCAGGACAAGGCTGTATTTGTCTATAAACTGATTACCGAAGGAACGGTGGAGGAGAAAATCCTCGAATTGCAGGAGCGTAAACGACAACTGGCTGAAGGTGTCGTTCATAGCAGAGAGGGGGCTCAGAATTCATTGTGGTCTCCTGAGGATTTCGACATGCTCTTCTCCCCGCTGACGTAA
- the uvrB gene encoding excinuclease ABC subunit UvrB, translated as MRFELAGDFEPRGDQPQAIAELVAGVEAGSRHQTLLGVTGSGKTYTMACVIEQTQKPTLIMAPNKTLAAQLYGEFKQFFPNNAVEYFVSYYDYYQPEAYVPSSDTYIEKDSAINEQIDRMRHAATRALLEREDVIIVASVSCIYGLGSPEAYAGMLLYFEVGREVDQRVAINKLVELQYQRNDTDFHRGTFRLRGDVLEIFPAHAEDFALRVEFFGDEVDAISSFDPLTGRRNESLHKYTVFPKSHFVTPRDQLVKAMDAIRDELAERLAELYDQNKLVEAQRLEQRTIFDLEMIQEVGYCTGVENYSRHLTGSPQGKAPPTLLDYLPNNALVMLDESHVTVPQIGGMFKGDRSRKQTLVDFGFRLPSALDNRPLQFHEFEAVVPQAIYVSATPSNYEMEKCEGVIVEQIIRPTGLVDPEIEVRPATRQVDDFISVANETIASGFRVLATCLTKRMAEDLTEYLNNLDMKVRYLHSDINTVERMEILRDLRLGVFDVLIGINLLREGLDLPEVALVTIFDADKEGFLRSERSLTQTIGRAARNIEGRVILYADKVTDSMQRAMDETARRREKQLAYNAAHGITPTTVKSSIKDILGSVYEMDYGQIPEVAESKPATEADKKQRMLELERLMTEAAADLRFEDAAKYRDEFLWIKEQHVYG; from the coding sequence ATGCGTTTTGAACTTGCCGGAGACTTTGAACCACGTGGTGACCAGCCACAGGCGATAGCCGAACTTGTTGCGGGTGTCGAAGCTGGCAGCCGCCATCAAACCCTGCTGGGTGTGACCGGCTCGGGTAAGACCTACACGATGGCCTGCGTCATAGAGCAGACCCAAAAACCGACCCTGATCATGGCTCCGAACAAGACGCTGGCAGCCCAGCTCTATGGCGAGTTTAAGCAGTTCTTCCCCAATAATGCGGTGGAGTATTTTGTCTCCTATTACGACTACTACCAGCCGGAAGCCTACGTGCCGTCGAGTGATACCTATATCGAGAAGGACAGTGCGATCAATGAGCAGATCGACCGCATGCGTCATGCCGCTACGCGCGCACTGCTGGAGCGCGAGGATGTGATTATTGTTGCCTCTGTCTCCTGCATCTACGGCCTGGGCAGCCCCGAAGCCTATGCCGGCATGCTGCTCTATTTCGAGGTGGGGCGGGAAGTCGATCAGAGAGTCGCGATCAATAAACTCGTTGAGCTGCAGTACCAGCGTAACGATACCGATTTTCATCGCGGCACCTTCCGGTTGCGCGGTGATGTGCTCGAAATATTTCCGGCCCATGCCGAGGATTTTGCGCTGCGCGTTGAATTTTTTGGTGATGAGGTGGATGCGATCAGCAGCTTTGATCCACTCACCGGCAGGCGCAATGAAAGCCTGCATAAATATACCGTTTTCCCCAAAAGCCATTTTGTCACACCGCGCGATCAACTGGTCAAAGCGATGGATGCGATTCGTGATGAGCTGGCCGAGCGACTGGCCGAGCTATATGACCAGAACAAGCTGGTGGAGGCGCAAAGGCTGGAGCAACGCACCATCTTTGATCTGGAGATGATCCAGGAGGTGGGCTACTGCACTGGTGTTGAGAACTACTCACGACATCTGACCGGCAGCCCCCAGGGCAAGGCGCCACCGACCCTGCTTGATTACCTGCCCAACAATGCGCTGGTGATGCTGGATGAGTCGCATGTCACGGTGCCGCAGATTGGTGGCATGTTCAAAGGCGACCGTTCGCGCAAGCAGACGCTGGTTGATTTTGGATTCCGCTTGCCATCTGCATTGGATAACAGGCCGCTGCAGTTTCACGAATTTGAGGCGGTGGTACCGCAGGCGATCTATGTCTCGGCTACACCCAGTAATTACGAGATGGAGAAGTGCGAAGGCGTGATTGTTGAGCAGATCATCCGACCGACAGGTCTTGTCGATCCTGAGATCGAGGTTCGTCCGGCGACCAGACAGGTTGACGACTTCATCTCTGTTGCAAACGAGACCATTGCTTCCGGTTTCCGCGTATTAGCGACCTGCCTGACCAAGCGGATGGCCGAGGATCTGACCGAATACCTGAACAATCTCGATATGAAGGTGCGCTATCTTCACTCCGATATTAATACGGTGGAGCGCATGGAGATCCTGCGCGACCTCAGGCTCGGGGTATTTGATGTGTTGATCGGTATCAACCTGTTGCGTGAGGGGCTCGACCTGCCGGAAGTCGCTCTGGTCACGATCTTCGATGCCGATAAGGAGGGGTTCCTGCGCTCTGAAAGGTCGCTGACCCAGACCATTGGACGTGCGGCCCGTAATATCGAGGGGCGGGTGATCCTTTATGCCGATAAGGTGACCGATTCAATGCAGCGGGCTATGGATGAGACGGCACGCAGGCGTGAAAAGCAGCTGGCTTATAATGCTGCGCACGGCATTACACCGACGACCGTGAAGTCATCGATTAAGGATATTCTCGGTTCAGTTTATGAGATGGATTACGGTCAGATTCCCGAGGTTGCCGAGTCAAAACCGGCTACAGAGGCTGACAAAAAACAGCGCATGCTGGAGTTGGAGCGGCTGATGACTGAAGCCGCCGCTGACCTGCGCTTTGAAGATGCAGCTAAATATCGCGATGAGTTTTTATGGATAAAGGAGCAACATGTCTATGGCTGA
- the trmB gene encoding tRNA (guanosine(46)-N7)-methyltransferase TrmB, whose translation MRLSKEFRDQFIQHEMRTHGRKNGFVTDGQEARLLKWLPVIGLPKEKTLADANLPEGTPLVMEIGFGNGDFLVHLAQTHPDWLLIGVEIYLPGVAKAVCRMDDAGLIERCRITQLPAQFVLTNQVAEEQLDGIFVNHPDPWPKVRHHKRRIIQKDFAALMVSRLKKGGFIKLATDKPDLAEWMRDILDVTPGLTNVAGVGGFIERDADRPETKFEQRGIKAGRISQFLHYIKA comes from the coding sequence ATGCGATTGTCCAAAGAGTTCCGTGATCAATTTATTCAACATGAAATGCGCACGCACGGGCGCAAAAATGGTTTTGTTACCGATGGGCAGGAGGCGCGCCTGCTGAAGTGGCTGCCTGTGATTGGGTTACCAAAAGAGAAAACGCTGGCTGATGCTAATCTGCCTGAAGGTACGCCGCTGGTGATGGAAATCGGTTTTGGGAACGGTGATTTCCTCGTGCATCTGGCCCAAACCCATCCTGACTGGCTGCTGATTGGTGTCGAGATTTACCTGCCGGGTGTCGCCAAGGCGGTATGCCGCATGGATGATGCAGGTTTGATCGAACGTTGCCGCATTACACAACTGCCGGCCCAGTTTGTACTGACCAATCAGGTGGCTGAAGAGCAGCTCGATGGTATTTTTGTCAATCATCCCGATCCATGGCCTAAAGTCCGTCATCATAAGCGCCGTATCATCCAGAAAGATTTTGCAGCATTGATGGTTAGCCGACTCAAGAAGGGCGGTTTTATCAAGCTTGCGACCGACAAACCCGATCTGGCTGAGTGGATGCGTGATATTCTTGATGTCACGCCAGGGCTCACCAATGTGGCGGGTGTCGGTGGGTTCATCGAACGCGATGCTGATCGTCCTGAGACCAAGTTTGAACAGCGCGGTATTAAAGCCGGTCGCATCAGCCAGTTTCTGCACTATATTAAAGCGTAG
- a CDS encoding heavy metal-binding domain-containing protein, whose protein sequence is MLLSTTPTIEGKPISDYRGVVVGEAILGANIFRDMFANIRDIVGGRSGAYEKEMANARTIAFEEMQTRATELGANAIVGIDIDYEVIGKDGSMMMVSVSGTAVTLG, encoded by the coding sequence ATGCTGTTAAGTACCACCCCAACCATCGAAGGTAAACCGATCAGCGACTACAGAGGTGTAGTGGTCGGCGAAGCAATTCTCGGCGCCAATATCTTCCGCGATATGTTTGCAAACATCCGCGATATTGTCGGTGGCCGCTCCGGCGCTTACGAGAAAGAAATGGCCAACGCGCGTACCATCGCATTTGAGGAAATGCAGACTCGTGCAACCGAACTGGGTGCCAATGCTATTGTCGGTATCGACATTGACTACGAAGTGATCGGCAAGGATGGCAGCATGATGATGGTCAGTGTCAGCGGCACTGCTGTTACTCTTGGTTAA
- a CDS encoding DJ-1 family glyoxalase III produces MAKVLVPFTNGVEEVEFVAVVDLLRRAGVEVCTASLDGEPVTGRSNITIEADAALAEVMNQEWDMVVLPGGLPNAHLLRDDANVKAVVTRMRSERKSIAAICAAPTALAAYGITAGMRVTSYPSFQSEMEQLQPSSVYVDDVVVEDDFLITSRGAGTAVEFSLRLIARLCGEQKAEEIKLSIVG; encoded by the coding sequence ATGGCAAAGGTGCTGGTTCCGTTCACCAATGGTGTGGAAGAGGTTGAATTCGTGGCTGTGGTTGATCTGCTCAGGCGAGCAGGTGTGGAGGTCTGTACGGCAAGCCTCGATGGCGAGCCGGTTACAGGGCGTTCCAATATCACCATTGAGGCTGATGCGGCGCTCGCCGAGGTGATGAATCAGGAATGGGATATGGTGGTGCTGCCGGGCGGACTTCCGAATGCACACCTGCTGCGCGACGATGCCAATGTGAAGGCGGTTGTGACACGGATGCGCAGTGAAAGAAAATCAATTGCCGCGATCTGTGCCGCACCTACAGCACTAGCCGCGTACGGCATTACCGCAGGAATGAGGGTAACCTCTTACCCCTCATTTCAGTCTGAGATGGAGCAACTGCAACCCTCATCCGTCTATGTTGATGATGTGGTGGTTGAGGATGACTTCCTTATTACCAGCCGCGGGGCGGGTACGGCCGTTGAGTTTTCCCTGCGCCTGATTGCCCGGCTCTGTGGAGAACAGAAAGCAGAAGAGATAAAGCTCTCCATCGTTGGTTGA